CGCAGCGACCTGCCGCAGCCCGCGCAGCCCGCCCCGCTGGCCCGCGCCGAGGGCCGCGTGTCCTTCGGCGGCGTGTCCTTCACGTACGACGGCGACCCCGACAGTGGCGCCGAGGGGACGCGGGTCGCCGTGCTGCGGGACGTGACGCTGGACGTTCCCGCCGGGCAGGTCGTCGCACTCGTCGGGCCGAGCGGGGCGGGGAAGACCACCCTCGTAAACCTCATCCCGCGCTTCTGGGACGTCACCGGCGGCACCCTGCGCGTCGACGGGCGGGACGTGCGCGACTACGCCCTGACCGACCTGCGCGCCCAGGTGGGCCTCGTGCCGCAGGAGACCCTGCTGTTCAGCGGCAGCATCCGCGAGAACATCCTGTACGGCCGCCCCGACGCGAGACCCGACGAGGTCGAGGCCGCCGCCCGCGCCGCCAACGCCCACGAGTTCATCAGCGCCTTCCCGCACGGGTACGACACGGTCGTGGGGGAACGCGGCGTGAAACTCAGCGGCGGGCAACGCCAGCGGGTCGCCATTGCCCGCGCCATCCTGAAAGACCCCCGCATTCTCATCCTCGACGAGGCCACCAGCGCCCTGGACAACGAATCCGAATCCCTCGTGCAGGCCGCGCTGGAACGCCTCATGCAGGGCCGCACCACCTTCGTCATCGCCCACCGCCTCAGCACCATCCGGAACGCCGACCGCATCCTCGTCATGGACGCCGGACGCGTCACCGAGGACGGCACCCACGCGCAACTCCTCGCCGCCGGGGGCCTGTACCGCGACCTGTACGAACTCCAGTTCCGCGCCGAACAGGACGCCCACGCCGACCTGAACCTCACCACCAGCTGAACCGGGACGCAGACGAAGGCTGACCCGAGCGGGCCGCCCGGTGGCCCCCTCACCCTTCCGTCGCTTTGCGACTCCCTCCCTCTCTGCTGCGCAGCTCTGCGAGCCCCACGAGGGGAGAGGGGAATATGGAAATCGATCAAAGGTCACAGGATTCAAGTTCATCCCTGAGGAAGATGGGCGACGCACAATACCCGTCATGGAACAACGGGACTTCGGCAACACCGGCCTGCGCGTCAGCGTCCTCGGCCTCGGCGCCGGGCAGATCGGCGACGGCACCCTCAGTGAAGACCACGCGGGCACCCTCCTGAACCGCGCCATCGACCGGGGCATCACCCTGGTGGACACCGCGCGCGGCTACGGCCTCAGCGAGGAACGCATCGGACGGCACCTCGCCTACCGCCGCCACGACTTCATCCTCAGCAGCAAAGGCGGGTACAGCGTCGACGGCGCCGAGGACTGGACGCCGCAGGCCATCCGCCTCGGCATCGAACAGGCCCTCACGCGACTACGCTGCGACTGGATCGACATCTTCCACCTGCACTCCTGCCCCGCCGACACCCTGCGCCGCGACGACCTCCTCGGCGCACTCGACGACGCCCGCACCGCCGGACTCATCCGCGTCGCCGCGTACAGCGGCGAGAACGAAGCCCTCGCCTGGGCCATCCAGAGCGGCCGCTTCGGCAGCATCGAAACCAGCGTCAACCTCGCCGACCAGTTCAGCCGCCGCCAACTCCTCCCCGCCGCCACCGAGAGCGGCATGGGCGTCATCGCCAAACGCCCCATCGCTAACGCCGCCTGGCGCTTCCATGAACGCCCAGTCGGCGACTACGCCGAAACGTACTGGGACCGCCTCCGCACCCTGAACATCGACACCATCCGACAGAACGCCGGACTCGACTGGTTCGACCTCGCCCTCCGCTTCACCGCCTACGCCCCCGGCGTCCACAGCGCCATCGTCGGCACCGCCAACATCCAGAACCTCGAACGGAACATCGACCTCGTCCAGCAGGGCCCGCTGCCGCTCGACGTCCTCACACACATCGAAGCCGCGTGGACGCAGCACGGGCTGGAATGGGGCGGGGAAGTGTAAGGGCGACACCCCCTCCCGGCCTCCCCCCTCAAGGGGGAGGAGAAAAGATCAGGCCCCCCTCTGCTCCGCAGCTCTGCAGGTCAAGGGGGAGGAGCAAAGGATGGTGGGCGGGGCGGGTGGTCACACGCCCCCTCACCCGCCCCTGCGGGGCACCCTCTCCCATGAGGGGAGAGGGGCATGGCGCTTAGGCTCTCGCAGCCCCGCGCACGCGTTTTTCGGCTTCGATGGCGCGCTGGAGGTCCTGAATCTGCCGCAGGAGGCCCAGCTGCTCGGTCGGTGCAGCGGAAGGCACCTGTTTTTTCAGGAGGTCCACCTCGGCGCGCAGCGCGTCGATGCTGAGGGTCACCTGGATGTCGTCCACGGCGGCCGCCGCGTACCCGTTCACTTTCTGCTCGTACTGGTGGCTGTTCTCCCGGCCGATCGTGCCGGAGTCGCGGCCCTCGAACATCAGGCGGATCAGCATCTGCTCCTCGGGCTGGCCGCGGAACACGTCCAGAATGTCGTCGGGTGTCTGCGCGCCGCGCGCGGCCAGCATCACCTTGCGCACCGATTCGTTGCGCCACGGCATGCTGCCGTCCAGTTTCGCCAGCAGGGACGGGTCCACGAGCAGCTGCTTCAGGAGGGCCATCTCGCGGTCCTCCTCGCCGCGCGCGGTGGTCATGCCCGCCAGGTGCGTGTCCGTCAGGGTGCGGCGCTTGGCCTTGCTGGCGATCCACTCCATGAGCGCCTCGGGCTTGATGCCCAGCGTCTCGCACGCCGCGCCGCGCACACCCTCGGCGATCTCGTCCAGGGGATCGAGGTTCTGCATGCGCGGCAGCAACTCCATCAGGATGCGGCGTTTGCCCTCGCTGGTGCCCACCCCGTGCCGTTCGATGGCGGCCTGCACGCGGTACCGGACCTCGTCCAGACCGCTGCTCAGCGCGCGTTGCAGCAGCTCGGTATCCCCGGCCAGGAGGGTGTCCGCCGGGTCCTTCCCGCTGGGCACGCTCGTGGCGCGCACGCGGAACTTCGCGCCCAGCACCTGATCCAGCCCCGACAGGGTCGCCTTCAACCCCGCCTCGTCACGGTCGAACAGCAGCACCAGACTCTGCGCGCCCAGCCGCTCCAGCAGCGTCGCGTGCTCCGCC
The DNA window shown above is from Deinococcus sedimenti and carries:
- a CDS encoding aldo/keto reductase codes for the protein MEQRDFGNTGLRVSVLGLGAGQIGDGTLSEDHAGTLLNRAIDRGITLVDTARGYGLSEERIGRHLAYRRHDFILSSKGGYSVDGAEDWTPQAIRLGIEQALTRLRCDWIDIFHLHSCPADTLRRDDLLGALDDARTAGLIRVAAYSGENEALAWAIQSGRFGSIETSVNLADQFSRRQLLPAATESGMGVIAKRPIANAAWRFHERPVGDYAETYWDRLRTLNIDTIRQNAGLDWFDLALRFTAYAPGVHSAIVGTANIQNLERNIDLVQQGPLPLDVLTHIEAAWTQHGLEWGGEV
- the dnaG gene encoding DNA primase, with product MGTKEEVRSRLNIADVVGEYVQLSPAGRGRLKGLCPFHKEKSPSFQVDTEQGYFYCFGCKAGGDVFSFVQRTENLSFGDAMRKLAERAGIQVEARYGERSSRDVFDVNAFALAYFREHLHGPAGEAALAYLRRRGLTDATIESFEVGFAPDGWDGLLKHARVKGVSERQLLEAGLLIENPESGRVYDRFRARVMFPIRDHLGRLVGFGGRVLDDSKPKYLNTPETDVFRKGELLYGLDKARLGLKNGGELVVVEGYMDVITMHQHGFTGAVASLGTALTAEHATLLERLGAQSLVLLFDRDEAGLKATLSGLDQVLGAKFRVRATSVPSGKDPADTLLAGDTELLQRALSSGLDEVRYRVQAAIERHGVGTSEGKRRILMELLPRMQNLDPLDEIAEGVRGAACETLGIKPEALMEWIASKAKRRTLTDTHLAGMTTARGEEDREMALLKQLLVDPSLLAKLDGSMPWRNESVRKVMLAARGAQTPDDILDVFRGQPEEQMLIRLMFEGRDSGTIGRENSHQYEQKVNGYAAAAVDDIQVTLSIDALRAEVDLLKKQVPSAAPTEQLGLLRQIQDLQRAIEAEKRVRGAARA